In Quadrisphaera sp. DSM 44207, one DNA window encodes the following:
- a CDS encoding TetR/AcrR family transcriptional regulator: protein MPRPSIDTRSEAKAVALKLFSTNGFEQTSLREIAERLGITKAALYYHFPSKTELLNELLDPLVSDLADFLTAAAALGPEQPRQILEAFFDVCARHRLLYQWLLFDVRALRRSQPDAVEPLVHWRDQLEQLLIRGSAPEERIRVVAALGGLQDCVGGLRDLPVETIRTAAVDAALRALLPGPTTTGG, encoded by the coding sequence ATGCCCCGCCCGAGCATCGACACCCGCTCCGAGGCCAAGGCGGTCGCCCTGAAGCTGTTCTCGACCAACGGCTTCGAACAGACCAGCTTGCGGGAGATCGCAGAGCGCCTGGGCATCACCAAGGCGGCGCTGTACTACCACTTCCCCTCCAAGACCGAGCTGCTGAACGAGCTCCTCGATCCCTTGGTCTCGGACCTGGCCGACTTCCTCACCGCCGCTGCGGCGCTCGGGCCCGAACAGCCTCGGCAGATCCTCGAGGCCTTCTTCGACGTCTGCGCCCGTCACCGGCTCCTCTACCAGTGGTTGCTGTTCGACGTCCGGGCGCTCCGGCGCAGCCAGCCGGACGCCGTGGAACCCCTGGTGCACTGGCGCGACCAGCTCGAGCAGCTGCTGATCCGCGGATCAGCGCCGGAGGAGCGCATCCGCGTCGTCGCTGCGCTCGGTGGTCTGCAGGACTGCGTCGGAGGGTTGAGGGACCTGCCGGTCGAGACGATCCGCACAGCGGCCGTCGATGCGGCCCTGCGCGCTCTGCTCCCAGGACCGACCACCACAGGGGGTTGA
- a CDS encoding MFS transporter gives MHQQRLADAIAEGITPVVFARRWLTATAMFISLLSVMLANSSLNLALPQMTTDLEITSTQQTWVVDLYSLVFAALLFTSGAVSDRYGRKLLLQAGVVLFTAAAAYAGFVATSGIEVMVARGVMGLGAAFVMPATLSVINAVFPRGQRASAIAAWTAVAGVGSGIGAIAGGFLLEHFAWQSVFVLSVGFGGAALLANQVLTPESRDEERTAVDWVGGLLSTTGVLGLVYAIVEGPNRGWTAPDILVGMAAAVVGIGAFVAWERWVPNPMLDLALFANPLFTVSSVAALVAFLALSGAFFLLAQVFQLVLGMGSLESALRMLPILVPVLVLSPVATSAWSRLGAKVTIGSGLAVIAGGFLIASAWTADSTYAQIIWPLAVVTAGMTFVMVPATNLVLAAVPRSRSGMGAAMNDTIRELGAALGIAVLGTMIAAGYRDGIATALTALPAPLAEAAEKSFAVAVDGVAPVLVSTAGAPAAHALVDAATQAWVDGLTAAMLTSAVLAVLAAAWTFLAMPRKREEDHHAAREGVDLTATPVS, from the coding sequence GTGCATCAGCAGCGCCTGGCCGACGCCATCGCCGAGGGCATCACCCCGGTGGTGTTCGCCCGGCGGTGGCTGACCGCGACCGCGATGTTCATCAGCCTGCTCTCCGTGATGCTGGCCAACTCCAGCCTGAACCTGGCCCTGCCTCAGATGACCACCGACCTGGAGATCACGAGCACCCAGCAGACCTGGGTCGTGGATCTGTACTCCCTGGTCTTCGCAGCCCTGCTGTTCACCTCCGGCGCCGTCAGCGACCGGTACGGGCGCAAGCTGCTCCTGCAGGCCGGGGTGGTGCTCTTCACCGCGGCGGCCGCTTACGCCGGCTTCGTCGCCACCAGCGGCATCGAGGTCATGGTCGCCCGAGGCGTGATGGGCCTCGGCGCCGCGTTCGTCATGCCCGCGACCCTCTCGGTGATCAACGCAGTCTTCCCCCGCGGCCAGCGCGCCAGTGCCATCGCCGCCTGGACCGCCGTCGCGGGTGTCGGGTCGGGGATCGGCGCGATCGCTGGCGGGTTCCTGCTCGAGCACTTCGCATGGCAGTCCGTCTTCGTCCTCAGCGTCGGCTTCGGTGGTGCCGCCCTGCTGGCCAACCAGGTCCTCACCCCCGAATCTCGGGACGAGGAGCGAACCGCCGTCGACTGGGTCGGTGGACTGCTCTCCACCACCGGGGTCCTCGGACTCGTCTACGCGATCGTCGAAGGACCGAACCGGGGCTGGACCGCGCCGGACATCCTCGTCGGCATGGCCGCGGCGGTGGTCGGGATCGGCGCCTTCGTCGCTTGGGAGCGGTGGGTGCCGAACCCGATGCTCGACCTCGCCCTGTTCGCTAACCCCCTGTTCACCGTGTCCTCCGTCGCTGCGCTCGTCGCCTTCTTGGCCCTCAGCGGCGCGTTCTTCCTCCTCGCTCAGGTGTTCCAGCTCGTGCTGGGCATGGGCTCCCTCGAGTCCGCGTTGCGCATGCTCCCCATCCTGGTCCCGGTCCTGGTCCTCTCACCGGTGGCCACGAGTGCTTGGTCGCGCCTGGGAGCCAAGGTGACGATCGGGTCCGGCCTGGCCGTCATCGCCGGCGGCTTCCTCATCGCCTCGGCCTGGACCGCGGACAGCACCTACGCGCAGATCATCTGGCCGCTGGCCGTCGTGACCGCCGGCATGACGTTCGTCATGGTCCCGGCCACGAACCTCGTCCTCGCCGCGGTGCCCAGGAGCCGCTCCGGGATGGGAGCCGCGATGAACGACACCATCCGCGAGCTGGGCGCCGCCCTGGGCATCGCGGTGCTCGGCACGATGATCGCCGCTGGCTATCGGGACGGCATCGCCACTGCGCTGACCGCGCTGCCAGCACCCCTGGCAGAGGCGGCCGAGAAGAGCTTCGCCGTCGCCGTGGACGGTGTCGCCCCCGTCCTCGTGAGCACCGCCGGCGCACCAGCAGCACACGCCCTGGTCGACGCCGCGACCCAGGCGTGGGTGGACGGACTGACCGCGGCGATGCTCACCAGCGCTGTCCTCGCCGTCCTCGCCGCGGCCTGGACCTTCCTGGCCATGCCGCGCAAGCGCGAGGAGGACCACCACGCGGCTCGCGAGGGCGTGGATCTCACCGCCACCCCCGTCAGCTGA
- a CDS encoding AAA family ATPase, whose protein sequence is MSTGSEQVGERFAEEVAHEQERVDALYARLDELRELTEQRLRDVRRAGGGGTHAARTERDAFATLYEDRLVQLRAVEDRLAFGRLDLRGGADRYVGRIGLSDERQEPMLTDWRAPAAEPFYRATAADPGDVVRRRHLTLTGRRVTALEDDVLDADAVPEGMVVAGGGALLAAVTAHRTGRMRDIVATLQAEQDEVVRAPLPGVLVVQGGPGTGKTAVALHRAAYLLYAHRERIARAGVLVVGPNRAFLRYIDQVLPSLGETGVVMSTVGELHPGVRAVGVERDEAAAVKGDLRMVRVLAASVRQRQRTLAAPVRLDVEGRTVVLRPSVVAAARSAARDGRAPHNTARTAFVRRVLGDLVRQLASAQGLRRDEVDAESRRELEAELRASPDVRREVNLLWMPLTPTGLLADLYARPERLARAAEGVLSPAEAALCARERSAPFTPADVPLLDELAELLGDDADAARAQSAREAAARAEQVAYARGVLEMAGSSGAGGLLSAEALADRWNAGGPDLTVAERAAADRTWTYGHVVVDEAQELSAMAWRLLARRCPSRSMTVVGDVAQTSSAAGASDWERALAPVLGPAEGRPRPGVDLRRPWRLAQLTVNYRTPRQVMELAGAVLAAAGVSAPVPRSIRDADVPPRAVRAPEAAGAAGWLGAVAAVVRSELDLLGSGRMAVVAPDDLVGPVHRALVADLPDGAVRRGDDAGDAPVTVAAVAEVKGLEFDAVVLAEPAGVLAQSARGANDLYVALTRPTQRLVVVSAAQLPAGLDVLAEEGAEEGAEPRAVDPDAVAPVP, encoded by the coding sequence ATGAGCACGGGCAGCGAGCAGGTCGGCGAGCGGTTCGCGGAGGAGGTCGCCCACGAGCAGGAGCGCGTCGACGCGCTCTACGCGCGCCTGGACGAGCTGCGGGAGCTGACCGAGCAGCGGCTGCGCGACGTGCGCCGGGCCGGGGGAGGGGGCACCCACGCGGCGCGCACCGAGCGCGACGCCTTCGCCACCCTCTACGAGGACCGGCTCGTGCAGCTGCGGGCGGTCGAGGACCGGCTCGCGTTCGGGCGCCTGGACCTGCGCGGCGGCGCTGACCGCTACGTGGGGCGCATCGGCCTGTCCGACGAGCGCCAGGAGCCGATGCTCACCGACTGGCGCGCGCCCGCCGCCGAGCCGTTCTACCGGGCGACGGCGGCCGACCCGGGCGACGTCGTCCGCCGCCGCCACCTGACCCTGACCGGTCGGCGGGTGACGGCCCTGGAGGACGACGTCCTCGACGCCGACGCCGTGCCCGAGGGGATGGTCGTCGCGGGCGGGGGCGCCCTGCTGGCGGCCGTCACGGCGCACCGCACCGGACGCATGCGCGACATCGTCGCCACGCTGCAGGCCGAGCAGGACGAGGTGGTGCGCGCGCCGCTGCCGGGCGTGCTCGTCGTCCAGGGCGGCCCCGGCACCGGCAAGACCGCCGTCGCGCTGCACCGGGCGGCGTACCTGCTCTACGCCCACCGCGAGCGCATCGCCCGCGCCGGCGTGCTCGTCGTCGGGCCCAACCGCGCGTTCCTGCGCTACATCGACCAGGTGCTGCCCTCCCTCGGCGAGACGGGCGTGGTGATGTCGACGGTGGGGGAGCTGCACCCCGGCGTGCGGGCGGTCGGCGTCGAGCGCGACGAGGCCGCCGCCGTCAAGGGCGACCTGCGCATGGTGCGGGTGCTCGCCGCCTCGGTGCGCCAGCGCCAGCGCACCCTGGCGGCACCGGTGCGCCTGGACGTCGAGGGCCGCACCGTGGTGCTGCGGCCCTCGGTGGTCGCCGCGGCGCGCTCCGCCGCCCGCGACGGGCGGGCGCCGCACAACACCGCCCGCACGGCCTTCGTGCGCCGGGTGCTGGGGGACCTGGTGCGCCAGCTCGCCTCCGCGCAGGGGCTGCGGCGCGACGAGGTGGACGCCGAGTCGCGGCGGGAGCTGGAGGCGGAGCTGCGGGCCTCGCCCGACGTGCGCCGCGAGGTGAACCTGCTGTGGATGCCGCTGACCCCGACCGGGCTGCTCGCGGACCTGTACGCGCGCCCCGAGCGGCTGGCGCGGGCGGCCGAGGGCGTGCTGTCGCCCGCGGAGGCCGCGCTGTGCGCCCGCGAGCGCTCCGCGCCGTTCACGCCCGCCGACGTCCCGCTGCTCGACGAGCTTGCCGAGCTGCTCGGCGACGACGCGGACGCCGCGCGGGCGCAGTCGGCGCGGGAGGCGGCCGCCCGCGCCGAGCAGGTCGCGTACGCGCGCGGGGTGCTGGAGATGGCCGGCTCCTCCGGTGCCGGGGGGCTGCTGAGCGCCGAGGCGCTGGCGGACCGGTGGAACGCCGGGGGCCCGGACCTGACGGTGGCCGAGCGGGCGGCGGCGGACCGCACGTGGACGTACGGGCACGTGGTGGTCGACGAGGCGCAGGAGCTGTCGGCGATGGCGTGGCGGCTGCTGGCGCGCCGCTGCCCGTCGCGGTCCATGACCGTGGTGGGGGACGTCGCGCAGACCTCCAGCGCGGCCGGCGCCTCGGACTGGGAGCGCGCGCTGGCGCCGGTGCTGGGGCCGGCCGAGGGCCGGCCGCGGCCGGGGGTGGACCTGCGCCGTCCCTGGCGCCTGGCGCAGCTGACCGTCAACTACCGCACGCCGCGGCAGGTGATGGAGCTGGCCGGCGCGGTGCTGGCGGCGGCGGGCGTGAGCGCGCCGGTGCCGCGCTCGATCCGCGACGCCGACGTGCCCCCGCGCGCCGTGCGGGCGCCGGAGGCGGCCGGTGCGGCGGGCTGGCTGGGTGCCGTGGCCGCGGTGGTGCGCTCGGAGCTGGACCTGCTCGGCAGCGGCCGGATGGCGGTCGTGGCCCCGGACGACCTCGTCGGGCCCGTGCACCGGGCGCTGGTCGCGGACCTGCCGGACGGGGCGGTGCGGCGCGGGGACGACGCCGGGGACGCGCCCGTGACCGTGGCCGCGGTGGCCGAGGTGAAGGGCCTGGAGTTCGACGCCGTCGTCCTCGCCGAGCCCGCGGGGGTGCTGGCGCAGTCCGCGCGCGGCGCCAACGACCTGTACGTGGCGCTGACCCGGCCGACGCAGCGGCTGGTCGTCGTCTCGGCGGCGCAGCTGCCGGCCGGGCTCGACGTCCTCGCCGAGGAGGGTGCCGAGGAGGGTGCCGAGCCTCGCGCCGTCGACCCCGACGCCGTGGCGCCCGTGCCCTAG
- a CDS encoding cation:proton antiporter: MTPELLGQVLLALAVVVAAAQLGGALFRALRQPAVVGEIVAGIALGPSLLGALAPGVLDALVPPGTRPFLQLVAQLGLVVFMLLVGLEVDLGQVRRRGRLVGTVAASSIAVPFALGTVLALALHGAHDRTDAGPVALAPFVAFLGTALAVTAFPVLARILRDRGLVGTGLGGLALACAAVTDVVAWLALAVAVSLAGAATDSPAAVLGGLVAITAGMLGVVRPLLARATARGLLDRLSPRTAVSVTLLAAVLSAWCTHEMGLHSVFGPFLLGLALPRHAVTVERLEVRLADLSATLLLPAFFVVTGLTVDLTTLGASGLATLALVLAVAVAGKVAGTTLPALWCGLPRPEALGLGILLNTRGLTELVVLQVGLSAGILDARLHAVLVATAVLTTVLTGPLLALVPLAPPAAPAADAVPARPGPAPEPAPRPTPSERTPA; this comes from the coding sequence GTGACCCCGGAGCTCCTCGGCCAGGTCCTCCTGGCGCTGGCGGTCGTCGTGGCCGCCGCCCAGCTGGGCGGCGCGCTCTTCCGCGCCCTGCGCCAGCCGGCCGTCGTCGGCGAGATCGTCGCCGGCATCGCCCTCGGCCCGAGCCTGCTCGGCGCGCTCGCCCCCGGCGTCCTGGACGCCCTCGTGCCCCCGGGCACCCGCCCGTTCCTGCAGCTCGTGGCCCAGCTGGGACTGGTCGTCTTCATGCTGCTGGTGGGCCTGGAGGTCGACCTGGGGCAGGTGCGCCGGCGCGGGCGCCTGGTGGGCACCGTCGCGGCGTCCTCGATCGCGGTGCCCTTCGCGCTCGGGACGGTGCTCGCCCTCGCCCTGCACGGCGCCCACGACCGCACGGACGCCGGGCCCGTGGCGCTCGCGCCGTTCGTCGCGTTCCTCGGCACGGCGCTCGCGGTGACGGCGTTCCCGGTGCTGGCGCGCATCCTGCGCGACCGCGGCCTCGTCGGCACCGGGCTCGGCGGCCTGGCGCTGGCGTGCGCGGCGGTCACGGACGTCGTGGCGTGGCTGGCGCTGGCCGTGGCGGTGTCCCTGGCCGGGGCGGCCACCGACTCCCCCGCGGCGGTGCTCGGCGGCCTGGTCGCGATCACGGCCGGGATGCTCGGGGTCGTCCGCCCGCTGCTCGCGCGGGCCACGGCCCGCGGCCTGCTGGACCGCCTCTCGCCCCGCACCGCCGTGTCGGTGACGCTGCTCGCCGCGGTGCTGTCCGCCTGGTGCACCCACGAGATGGGCCTGCACAGCGTCTTCGGGCCGTTCCTGCTCGGGCTGGCCCTGCCCCGGCACGCGGTCACCGTCGAGCGCCTGGAGGTCCGGCTGGCGGACCTGTCCGCGACCCTGCTGCTGCCGGCGTTCTTCGTCGTCACCGGCCTGACCGTGGACCTGACGACCCTCGGCGCCTCCGGCCTGGCCACCCTCGCCCTCGTGCTGGCCGTCGCGGTCGCCGGCAAGGTCGCCGGCACGACGCTGCCGGCGCTGTGGTGCGGCCTGCCCCGCCCCGAGGCGCTCGGCCTGGGGATCCTGCTCAACACCCGGGGGCTCACCGAGCTCGTCGTCCTCCAGGTCGGGCTGAGCGCCGGGATCCTCGACGCCCGGCTGCACGCCGTCCTCGTCGCCACGGCCGTGCTCACCACGGTGCTCACCGGCCCCCTCCTCGCGCTCGTGCCCCTCGCCCCGCCCGCGGCCCCGGCGGCGGACGCCGTCCCCGCCCGGCCCGGCCCGGCCCCCGAACCCGCCCCCCGACCGACCCCCTCCGAGAGGACCCCCGCATGA
- a CDS encoding ParA family protein produces the protein MADGGRIIAVVNGKGGVGKTTITANVGGMLAAGSQRVLLVDLDPQGNLAEELGYGGTEVDDAGRALAQALTFDAPVSPQRGIRPGLDVLVGGAALDMAAAGLTTRAHKDPRGAKTALANALAPHVEDYDLVLIDCPPGQETLQQAALAAARWALIPVKTDASSRKGLRDVARRLDAVLDVNPDLDLLGVVLFGVNRVARRVTDGARQAVAEDLGGEADVVLGSAIRHAEAAAQETRDRGLLVHELEEAVLSGPRWWELRRRAEEGDGPRSRSAIGLAEDFHALGQEIVERITAAEQLAVPSPRRLQEQR, from the coding sequence ATGGCCGATGGCGGTCGGATCATCGCCGTGGTCAACGGCAAGGGCGGCGTGGGCAAGACCACGATCACCGCGAACGTGGGCGGGATGCTCGCCGCCGGTTCCCAGCGGGTGCTCCTGGTCGACCTGGACCCGCAGGGCAACCTCGCCGAGGAGCTGGGCTACGGCGGCACCGAGGTCGACGACGCCGGCCGCGCCCTGGCCCAGGCGCTGACCTTCGACGCCCCGGTCAGCCCCCAGCGCGGCATCCGCCCCGGCCTGGACGTCCTGGTCGGGGGAGCAGCCCTGGACATGGCGGCCGCCGGCCTGACCACGCGGGCCCACAAGGACCCCCGGGGGGCCAAGACCGCGCTGGCGAACGCCCTGGCGCCCCACGTCGAGGACTACGACCTCGTCCTCATCGACTGCCCTCCCGGCCAGGAGACGCTGCAGCAGGCGGCCCTGGCGGCAGCCCGCTGGGCCCTGATCCCGGTCAAGACCGACGCCAGCTCCCGCAAGGGCCTGCGGGACGTCGCCCGGCGCCTGGACGCCGTCCTGGACGTCAACCCCGACCTGGACCTGCTGGGGGTGGTGCTCTTCGGCGTCAACCGCGTCGCGCGCCGGGTCACCGACGGCGCCCGCCAGGCCGTCGCCGAGGACCTGGGAGGGGAGGCGGACGTCGTGCTGGGCTCGGCGATCCGCCACGCCGAGGCCGCGGCGCAGGAGACCCGCGACCGCGGGCTGCTCGTCCACGAGCTCGAGGAGGCGGTGCTCTCCGGCCCGCGCTGGTGGGAGCTGCGCCGGCGCGCCGAGGAGGGGGACGGGCCCCGCTCGCGCAGCGCGATCGGCCTGGCCGAGGACTTCCACGCCCTCGGTCAGGAGATCGTCGAGCGCATCACCGCGGCCGAGCAGCTCGCGGTCCCCTCGCCCCGTCGCCTCCAGGAGCAGCGATGA
- a CDS encoding PspC domain-containing protein → MRSLVRPRSGRVVAGVCAGLARRFGLSPFLVRLLFVLSLVLPGTQVVVYAVLWVLMPSEDDPRARRR, encoded by the coding sequence ATGAGATCCCTCGTGCGCCCCCGCTCCGGCCGCGTCGTCGCCGGCGTCTGCGCCGGCCTGGCGCGCCGCTTCGGGCTCAGCCCGTTCCTCGTGCGGCTGCTGTTCGTCCTCTCCCTCGTCCTGCCCGGCACGCAGGTGGTCGTGTACGCGGTGCTGTGGGTGCTCATGCCCTCCGAGGACGACCCCCGCGCCCGCAGGCGCTGA
- the pgm gene encoding phosphoglucomutase (alpha-D-glucose-1,6-bisphosphate-dependent): MHPRAGTRARPEDLVDLDALLSAYADVEPDPSDPAQRVVFGTSGHRGSSLDAAFNEAHILATTQAIVEHRAAQGVSGPLLIGRDPHALSEPAWRTALEVLAGNDVQVLVDSRDGYTPTPAVSHAVLRLNRERGAGTADGIVVTPSHNPPRDGGFKYNPPHGGPAGSEATSAIAARANELLENGLDGVRRVPFERARAAAEGFDFLSSYVDDLPSALDLEAVRREAVRIGADPLGGASVSYWGEIAERHGLQLSVVDDTVDPRWSFMPLDSDGKIRMDCSSPSAMANLITTMQGEAQYDIATGNDADADRHGIVTPDGGLMNPNHYLAVAISYLFSHRPRWGAEVAVGKTLVSSSMIDRVVAALGRRLLEVPVGFKHFVPGLLDGSVGFGGEESAGASFLRTDGTVWTTDKDGILLALLASEIRGATGRSPSELYAQLVAEHGDPAYARVDAPASREEKARLARLSPSDVSAGELAGQPITAVLTRAPGNGEAIGGLKVLTQDAWFAARPSGTEDVYKIYAESFRGRSHLAQVQEEARAVVSAALAG, encoded by the coding sequence ATGCACCCCCGCGCCGGCACCCGCGCCCGTCCCGAGGACCTCGTCGACCTCGACGCCCTGCTGTCCGCCTACGCGGACGTCGAGCCCGACCCGAGCGACCCCGCGCAGCGGGTCGTCTTCGGCACCTCCGGGCACCGCGGCTCGTCCCTGGACGCCGCCTTCAACGAGGCGCACATCCTCGCGACCACGCAGGCGATCGTGGAGCACCGCGCCGCCCAGGGCGTGAGCGGGCCGCTGCTCATCGGCCGCGACCCCCACGCGCTGTCCGAGCCGGCCTGGCGCACGGCGCTGGAGGTCCTCGCCGGCAACGACGTGCAGGTGCTCGTGGACTCCCGCGACGGCTACACGCCCACGCCGGCGGTCTCCCACGCCGTCCTGCGGCTGAACCGCGAGCGCGGCGCCGGCACGGCCGACGGGATCGTGGTGACGCCGTCCCACAACCCCCCGCGCGACGGCGGCTTCAAGTACAACCCCCCGCACGGCGGCCCGGCCGGCTCGGAGGCGACGAGCGCCATCGCGGCGCGCGCCAACGAGCTGCTCGAGAACGGGCTCGACGGCGTGCGCCGCGTGCCGTTCGAGCGGGCGCGGGCGGCGGCGGAGGGCTTCGACTTCCTCTCCTCCTACGTCGACGACCTGCCCAGCGCGCTCGACCTGGAGGCCGTGCGGCGCGAGGCGGTGCGCATCGGCGCCGACCCGCTCGGCGGCGCCTCCGTGAGCTACTGGGGGGAGATCGCCGAGCGGCACGGCCTGCAGCTGAGCGTCGTCGACGACACCGTCGACCCGCGCTGGTCGTTCATGCCGTTGGACTCCGACGGCAAGATCCGCATGGACTGCTCCTCGCCGTCGGCGATGGCGAACCTCATCACGACGATGCAGGGCGAGGCGCAGTACGACATCGCCACCGGCAACGACGCGGACGCCGACCGGCACGGCATCGTCACCCCCGACGGCGGGCTGATGAACCCGAACCACTACCTCGCCGTGGCGATCTCCTACCTGTTCAGCCACCGGCCGCGGTGGGGCGCGGAGGTGGCGGTGGGCAAGACGCTCGTGTCGTCGTCCATGATCGACCGGGTGGTGGCCGCGCTGGGGCGGCGCCTGCTCGAGGTGCCGGTGGGGTTCAAGCACTTCGTGCCCGGGCTGCTCGACGGGTCCGTGGGCTTCGGCGGGGAGGAGTCCGCCGGCGCCTCCTTCCTGCGCACCGACGGCACGGTGTGGACGACGGACAAGGACGGCATCCTCCTGGCGCTGCTGGCCAGCGAGATCCGCGGCGCGACCGGCCGCAGCCCGAGCGAGCTGTACGCGCAGCTCGTCGCCGAGCACGGCGACCCCGCCTACGCGCGCGTGGACGCTCCCGCCTCCCGGGAGGAGAAGGCGCGCCTGGCCCGCCTCAGCCCCTCGGACGTGAGCGCCGGGGAGCTGGCGGGCCAGCCGATCACCGCGGTGCTCACGCGGGCGCCGGGCAACGGGGAGGCGATCGGCGGCCTGAAGGTGCTCACGCAGGACGCGTGGTTCGCGGCGCGGCCCTCGGGCACCGAGGACGTGTACAAGATCTACGCCGAGTCCTTCCGCGGCCGCTCCCACCTGGCGCAGGTGCAGGAGGAGGCCCGCGCGGTCGTCTCCGCCGCCCTGGCCGGCTGA
- a CDS encoding NAD(P)/FAD-dependent oxidoreductase, with the protein MSPEPTTTPASAPAPTTEVDVVVLGSGIGGSTVAALLARSGVRVALVDSARHPRFALGESTIGETSFLLRQLAARYDVPELAHVSTSAGLAEHVSARCGIKRNFGFVYQRAGQQHAPYEVTQCNVSAGPFGPESHLMRADVDQYLFDAAVRYGALAREGVRVQHVHLGDDAVAVELADGEVIGARYVVDATGRQSVLANQLGLREEPCRFATASRTIFTHMRGVRRYDDVDAASGQPSPWHEGTLHHLFDGGWMWVIPFDNHDEAGSDLVSVGLNLDLRSHPVREGVPVEQEWAEFLAAHPTVAAQFADAEPVFPWISTGRTQFSSSRTVGDRWALMSHAAGAIDALFSRGMANTMAVVEAFVPTLLAGLADGDLSAERFAYVDTLNQAILDNNDKLIAGSYTAFRDFDLWRAWSKMWYLAWNLGVIRIAGSYYRYLETREVAELDRLHRAALPGTFCPELASAQEQFDACYEVVLEVERGETTPADAVPRLAFLLGDGEASPSPLNLHDVLRRWHDGSAETQKLIHDWGRTAAPEALRPYFAYDRATIDLAARQVLGAGRPAGPDVVDLRVPAQAGAQTGDAVRA; encoded by the coding sequence ATGAGCCCCGAGCCCACGACCACCCCCGCGAGCGCCCCCGCGCCGACGACCGAGGTGGACGTCGTCGTCCTCGGCAGCGGCATCGGCGGCAGCACCGTCGCGGCCCTGCTGGCCCGCAGCGGCGTCCGCGTCGCGCTCGTCGACAGCGCCCGCCACCCCCGCTTCGCCCTCGGCGAGTCGACGATCGGGGAGACCTCCTTCCTGCTGCGCCAGCTGGCCGCCCGCTACGACGTGCCCGAGCTGGCGCACGTGTCCACCTCCGCCGGGCTCGCCGAGCACGTCAGCGCCCGCTGCGGCATCAAGCGCAACTTCGGCTTCGTCTACCAGCGCGCCGGGCAGCAGCACGCCCCCTACGAGGTCACCCAGTGCAACGTCTCCGCCGGCCCGTTCGGCCCGGAGTCCCACCTGATGCGCGCGGACGTCGACCAGTACCTCTTCGACGCGGCCGTGCGCTACGGGGCGCTGGCCCGCGAGGGCGTGCGCGTGCAGCACGTGCACCTGGGCGACGACGCCGTCGCCGTGGAGCTCGCCGACGGCGAGGTGATCGGCGCCCGGTACGTCGTCGACGCCACCGGGCGCCAGTCGGTGCTGGCGAACCAGCTGGGGCTGCGCGAGGAGCCGTGCCGCTTCGCCACCGCCTCCCGCACGATCTTCACCCACATGCGCGGCGTGCGGCGCTACGACGACGTGGACGCCGCCAGCGGCCAGCCCTCCCCCTGGCACGAGGGCACGCTGCACCACCTCTTCGACGGCGGCTGGATGTGGGTCATCCCCTTCGACAACCACGACGAGGCCGGCTCCGACCTGGTCAGCGTCGGGCTGAACCTGGACCTGCGCTCGCACCCGGTGCGCGAGGGCGTGCCCGTCGAGCAGGAGTGGGCCGAGTTCCTCGCCGCCCACCCGACCGTGGCCGCGCAGTTCGCCGACGCCGAGCCGGTGTTCCCGTGGATCTCCACCGGCCGCACCCAGTTCTCCTCCTCGCGCACCGTGGGTGACCGCTGGGCGCTGATGAGCCACGCCGCCGGGGCCATCGACGCCCTGTTCAGCCGCGGCATGGCCAACACCATGGCCGTCGTCGAGGCGTTCGTGCCGACCCTGCTGGCGGGCCTGGCCGACGGCGACCTCTCGGCCGAGCGCTTCGCCTACGTCGACACCCTCAACCAGGCGATCCTCGACAACAACGACAAGCTCATCGCCGGCTCCTACACCGCCTTCCGCGACTTCGACCTGTGGCGGGCGTGGTCGAAGATGTGGTACCTGGCGTGGAACCTCGGCGTGATCCGCATCGCCGGCTCCTACTACCGCTACCTGGAGACCAGGGAGGTGGCCGAGCTGGACCGCCTGCACCGGGCCGCGCTGCCCGGCACCTTCTGCCCCGAGCTCGCCTCCGCGCAGGAGCAGTTCGACGCCTGCTACGAGGTCGTGCTCGAGGTCGAGCGCGGGGAGACGACGCCGGCGGACGCCGTGCCGCGCCTGGCGTTCCTCCTCGGGGACGGCGAGGCCTCGCCGTCCCCGCTGAACCTGCACGACGTGCTGCGCCGCTGGCACGACGGGTCGGCCGAGACGCAGAAGCTCATCCACGACTGGGGCCGCACGGCCGCCCCGGAGGCGCTGCGCCCGTACTTCGCCTACGACCGCGCCACGATCGACCTCGCGGCGCGGCAGGTGCTCGGCGCCGGGCGCCCCGCCGGCCCCGACGTCGTCGACCTGCGCGTGCCGGCCCAGGCCGGCGCTCAGACCGGGGACGCCGTCCGCGCCTGA